CTCTTCACCGGCGTTATGGTCATGCTGGGGATGCGCGGGCCGCGCCTGCTGAAGACAAACCACCGCACGATACAGATCCTGCGCGGCGTGCTGGCCGCCACCTCGGCGACACTGTTCATCCTGGCGCTGCGCTATGTGCCCTTGGCCGATGCCACGGCGGTGACCTTCATCGCGCCCTTCATCGTCACCGCCATCGGCGGGCTGCTGCTGCGCGAACCGGTGGGCATGCGGCGCTGGATCGCGGTTCTGGTGGGCTTTGTCGGCATGCTCATCGTCATCCGCCCGGGCATGGGCGTGCTGCACCCGGCGATCTTCATCACCATCGGCGCCGCCACCGCCTTTGCCACGCGACAGGTGCTGTCGCGCATGCTCAGCGGCGATGACAGCATCGCGACGACGGTGGCCTATACCTCGATCACCTCCACCGCGCTGCTGACCATCCCGCTCCTCTTCCTCTGGGAGACCCCCTCGGCACTCTGGGTCTGGCTCGTGGCGCTGGCGATGACGGCCTGCGCCGGCCTCGGCGAGATCTTCATCATCCGCGCGCTCGACATCGCCCAGGCGGTCGTGGTCGCGCCGTTGCAATATTCCATGATCCTCTGGAGCACGCTCTACGGCTTCCTGCTCTTCTCCGACCTGCCCGATGGCTGGACGCTCCTCGGCTGCACCATCATCGTGGCCTCCGGGCTCTATACGCTGAACCGCGAACGGCTGGTGGCCAAGCGGCAAAAGGACCGCGCCCGCGCCGAGGCCGCCAACGCGGCAGAGGCGGCGGCGCGCACCGAGGAAATCTGAGCTACCAGCTATAGGCCCAGTGTTTCAGCCCGGCGCGCCCGGTCCCGGTCAGCTCATAGACCCCGGTGCCGATACGCGCGAACCAGCCATAGTGATTGTCGCGCATGATCCGCGTGGCCACGGCCACACCGGTCGCTTCGGCCACGTCGCGGCCCCGGCAGGCGCCGTGTTC
The window above is part of the Salipiger abyssi genome. Proteins encoded here:
- a CDS encoding DMT family transporter, with translation MLITIGFVCFGATDALAKLLTSDLPSLEVAWFRQIGLFTGVMVMLGMRGPRLLKTNHRTIQILRGVLAATSATLFILALRYVPLADATAVTFIAPFIVTAIGGLLLREPVGMRRWIAVLVGFVGMLIVIRPGMGVLHPAIFITIGAATAFATRQVLSRMLSGDDSIATTVAYTSITSTALLTIPLLFLWETPSALWVWLVALAMTACAGLGEIFIIRALDIAQAVVVAPLQYSMILWSTLYGFLLFSDLPDGWTLLGCTIIVASGLYTLNRERLVAKRQKDRARAEAANAAEAAARTEEI